From a region of the Balaenoptera ricei isolate mBalRic1 chromosome 11, mBalRic1.hap2, whole genome shotgun sequence genome:
- the AGER gene encoding advanced glycosylation end product-specific receptor isoform X2 has protein sequence MAAGAAAGAWVLVLSLWGEPCPTPNTNPPRRKHSAPVPEKLPTTSQEPGYCFSISLIRPVLVLLAPISLPAPPLWCCLPGAVVGDQNITARIGKPLVLNCKGAPKKPPQQLEWKLNTGRTEAWKVLSPQGGPWDSVARVLPNGSLLLPSVGIQDEGTFRCRAMSRKGKETKSNYRVRVYQIPGKPEIVDPASELMAGVPDKVGICVSKGGYPAGTLSWHLDGKTLIPDGKGVSVKEETKRHPETGLFTLRSELMVTPARGGAPHPTFSCSFSPGLPRRQALHTAPIQLRVWGERRTGEGPNLGEHLSEEPAPLEEVLLMVEPEGGAVAPGGTVTLTCEAPAQPPPQIHWIKDGMPLPLPPSSVLLLPEVGPEDQGTYSCVATHPSHGPQESHAVSVSIIGSVEGPELGTLALALGILGGLGTAALLIGVIMWQRRQRRGEERKDPENQEEEEEERTELNQPEEPEAAESSAGEP, from the exons ATGGCAGCAGGGGCAGCAGCTGGAGCTTGGGTGCTGGTCCTCAGTCTGTGGGGtgagccctgccccacccccaacacCAATCCTCCCCGCAGAAAGCACTCTGCCCCTGTCCCCGAGAAACTCCCCACAACTTCCCAGGAACCTGGGTACTGCTTTTCAATCTCCCTCATCCGCCCTGTTCTAGTTTTATTAGCTCCCatctcccttcctgcccctccatTGTGGTGCTGTCTCCCAGGGGCAGTAGTAGGGGATCAAAACATCACAGCCAGGATCGGGAAGCCACTGGTGCTGAACTGTAAGGGGGCCCCCAAGAAACCACCCCAGCAGCTGGAATGGAAACTG AACACAGGCCGGACAGAAGCTTGGAAGGTCCTATCTCCCCAGGGAGGCCCCTGGGATAGCGTGGCTCGTGTCCTCCCCAACGGCTCCCTCCTCCTGCCGTCTGTTGGGATCCAGGATGAGGGGACTTTCCGGTGCCGGGCAATGAGCCGGAAGGGAAAGGAGACCAAGTCCAACTACCGAGTCCGAGTCTATC agATTCCTGGGAAGCCAGAAATTGTTGATCCTGCCTCTGAACTCATGGCTGGTGTCCCCGATAAG GTGGGGATATGTGTGTCCAAGGGGGGCTACCCTGCAGGGACTCTTAGCTGGCACTTGGATGGGAAAACCCTAATACCTGATGGCAAAG GAGTGTCTGTGAAGGAAGAGACCAAGAGACACCCTGAGACAGGGCTTTTCACACTCCGTTCGGAGCTGATGGTGACCCCAGCCCGGGGAggagctccccaccccaccttctcCTGTAGCTTCAGCCCTGGCCTTCCCCGGCGCCAAGCCCTGCACACGGCCCCCATCCAGCTCAGGGTCTGGGGTGAGCGCAGAACTGGGGAGGGCCCCAACTTGGGTGAGCACCTGTCGGAAG agcctgCGCCACTGGAGGAAGTCCTGTTGATGGTGGAGCCAGAAGGTGGAGCAGTAGCTCCTGGTGGTACCGTGACCTTGACCTGTgaagcccctgcccagccccctcctcaaATCCACTGGATCAAGGAT GGCatgcccctgccccttccccccagcTCCGTGCTGCTCCTCCCTGAGGTAGGGCCTGAGGACCAGGGAACCTACAGTTGTGTGGCCACCCACCCCAGCCATGGGCCCCAGGAGAGCCATGCTGTCAGCGTCAGCATCATCG GCTCTGTGGAAGGGCCGGAGCTGGGAACTCTAGCCCTGGCCCTGGGGATCCTGGGAGGCCTGGGGACAGCCGCCCTGCTCATTGGGGTCATCATGTGGCAAAGGCGGCAacgcagaggagaggagag GAAGGACCCAGAAaaccaggaggaggaagaggaggagcgcACAGAGCTGAATCAGCCCGAGGAGCCTGAGGCGGCAGAAAGCAGTGCGGGAGAGCCTTGA
- the AGER gene encoding advanced glycosylation end product-specific receptor isoform X1, translating to MAAGAAAGAWVLVLSLWGEPCPTPNTNPPRRKHSAPVPEKLPTTSQEPGYCFSISLIRPVLVLLAPISLPAPPLWCCLPGAVVGDQNITARIGKPLVLNCKGAPKKPPQQLEWKLNTGRTEAWKVLSPQGGPWDSVARVLPNGSLLLPSVGIQDEGTFRCRAMSRKGKETKSNYRVRVYQIPGKPEIVDPASELMAGVPDKVGICVSKGGYPAGTLSWHLDGKTLIPDGKGVSVKEETKRHPETGLFTLRSELMVTPARGGAPHPTFSCSFSPGLPRRQALHTAPIQLRVWGERRTGEGPNLGEHLSEEPAPLEEVLLMVEPEGGAVAPGGTVTLTCEAPAQPPPQIHWIKDGMPLPLPPSSVLLLPEVGPEDQGTYSCVATHPSHGPQESHAVSVSIIETGEEGLTAGSVEGPELGTLALALGILGGLGTAALLIGVIMWQRRQRRGEERKDPENQEEEEEERTELNQPEEPEAAESSAGEP from the exons ATGGCAGCAGGGGCAGCAGCTGGAGCTTGGGTGCTGGTCCTCAGTCTGTGGGGtgagccctgccccacccccaacacCAATCCTCCCCGCAGAAAGCACTCTGCCCCTGTCCCCGAGAAACTCCCCACAACTTCCCAGGAACCTGGGTACTGCTTTTCAATCTCCCTCATCCGCCCTGTTCTAGTTTTATTAGCTCCCatctcccttcctgcccctccatTGTGGTGCTGTCTCCCAGGGGCAGTAGTAGGGGATCAAAACATCACAGCCAGGATCGGGAAGCCACTGGTGCTGAACTGTAAGGGGGCCCCCAAGAAACCACCCCAGCAGCTGGAATGGAAACTG AACACAGGCCGGACAGAAGCTTGGAAGGTCCTATCTCCCCAGGGAGGCCCCTGGGATAGCGTGGCTCGTGTCCTCCCCAACGGCTCCCTCCTCCTGCCGTCTGTTGGGATCCAGGATGAGGGGACTTTCCGGTGCCGGGCAATGAGCCGGAAGGGAAAGGAGACCAAGTCCAACTACCGAGTCCGAGTCTATC agATTCCTGGGAAGCCAGAAATTGTTGATCCTGCCTCTGAACTCATGGCTGGTGTCCCCGATAAG GTGGGGATATGTGTGTCCAAGGGGGGCTACCCTGCAGGGACTCTTAGCTGGCACTTGGATGGGAAAACCCTAATACCTGATGGCAAAG GAGTGTCTGTGAAGGAAGAGACCAAGAGACACCCTGAGACAGGGCTTTTCACACTCCGTTCGGAGCTGATGGTGACCCCAGCCCGGGGAggagctccccaccccaccttctcCTGTAGCTTCAGCCCTGGCCTTCCCCGGCGCCAAGCCCTGCACACGGCCCCCATCCAGCTCAGGGTCTGGGGTGAGCGCAGAACTGGGGAGGGCCCCAACTTGGGTGAGCACCTGTCGGAAG agcctgCGCCACTGGAGGAAGTCCTGTTGATGGTGGAGCCAGAAGGTGGAGCAGTAGCTCCTGGTGGTACCGTGACCTTGACCTGTgaagcccctgcccagccccctcctcaaATCCACTGGATCAAGGAT GGCatgcccctgccccttccccccagcTCCGTGCTGCTCCTCCCTGAGGTAGGGCCTGAGGACCAGGGAACCTACAGTTGTGTGGCCACCCACCCCAGCCATGGGCCCCAGGAGAGCCATGCTGTCAGCGTCAGCATCATCG aaaCAGGCGAGGAGGGGCTGACTGCAG GCTCTGTGGAAGGGCCGGAGCTGGGAACTCTAGCCCTGGCCCTGGGGATCCTGGGAGGCCTGGGGACAGCCGCCCTGCTCATTGGGGTCATCATGTGGCAAAGGCGGCAacgcagaggagaggagag GAAGGACCCAGAAaaccaggaggaggaagaggaggagcgcACAGAGCTGAATCAGCCCGAGGAGCCTGAGGCGGCAGAAAGCAGTGCGGGAGAGCCTTGA
- the AGER gene encoding advanced glycosylation end product-specific receptor isoform X5, with protein MAAGAAAGAWVLVLSLWGAVVGDQNITARIGKPLVLNCKGAPKKPPQQLEWKLNTGRTEAWKVLSPQGGPWDSVARVLPNGSLLLPSVGIQDEGTFRCRAMSRKGKETKSNYRVRVYQIPGKPEIVDPASELMAGVPDKVGICVSKGGYPAGTLSWHLDGKTLIPDGKGVSVKEETKRHPETGLFTLRSELMVTPARGGAPHPTFSCSFSPGLPRRQALHTAPIQLRVWEPAPLEEVLLMVEPEGGAVAPGGTVTLTCEAPAQPPPQIHWIKDGMPLPLPPSSVLLLPEVGPEDQGTYSCVATHPSHGPQESHAVSVSIIETGEEGLTAGSVEGPELGTLALALGILGGLGTAALLIGVIMWQRRQRRGEERKDPENQEEEEEERTELNQPEEPEAAESSAGEP; from the exons ATGGCAGCAGGGGCAGCAGCTGGAGCTTGGGTGCTGGTCCTCAGTCTGTGGG GGGCAGTAGTAGGGGATCAAAACATCACAGCCAGGATCGGGAAGCCACTGGTGCTGAACTGTAAGGGGGCCCCCAAGAAACCACCCCAGCAGCTGGAATGGAAACTG AACACAGGCCGGACAGAAGCTTGGAAGGTCCTATCTCCCCAGGGAGGCCCCTGGGATAGCGTGGCTCGTGTCCTCCCCAACGGCTCCCTCCTCCTGCCGTCTGTTGGGATCCAGGATGAGGGGACTTTCCGGTGCCGGGCAATGAGCCGGAAGGGAAAGGAGACCAAGTCCAACTACCGAGTCCGAGTCTATC agATTCCTGGGAAGCCAGAAATTGTTGATCCTGCCTCTGAACTCATGGCTGGTGTCCCCGATAAG GTGGGGATATGTGTGTCCAAGGGGGGCTACCCTGCAGGGACTCTTAGCTGGCACTTGGATGGGAAAACCCTAATACCTGATGGCAAAG GAGTGTCTGTGAAGGAAGAGACCAAGAGACACCCTGAGACAGGGCTTTTCACACTCCGTTCGGAGCTGATGGTGACCCCAGCCCGGGGAggagctccccaccccaccttctcCTGTAGCTTCAGCCCTGGCCTTCCCCGGCGCCAAGCCCTGCACACGGCCCCCATCCAGCTCAGGGTCTGGG agcctgCGCCACTGGAGGAAGTCCTGTTGATGGTGGAGCCAGAAGGTGGAGCAGTAGCTCCTGGTGGTACCGTGACCTTGACCTGTgaagcccctgcccagccccctcctcaaATCCACTGGATCAAGGAT GGCatgcccctgccccttccccccagcTCCGTGCTGCTCCTCCCTGAGGTAGGGCCTGAGGACCAGGGAACCTACAGTTGTGTGGCCACCCACCCCAGCCATGGGCCCCAGGAGAGCCATGCTGTCAGCGTCAGCATCATCG aaaCAGGCGAGGAGGGGCTGACTGCAG GCTCTGTGGAAGGGCCGGAGCTGGGAACTCTAGCCCTGGCCCTGGGGATCCTGGGAGGCCTGGGGACAGCCGCCCTGCTCATTGGGGTCATCATGTGGCAAAGGCGGCAacgcagaggagaggagag GAAGGACCCAGAAaaccaggaggaggaagaggaggagcgcACAGAGCTGAATCAGCCCGAGGAGCCTGAGGCGGCAGAAAGCAGTGCGGGAGAGCCTTGA
- the AGER gene encoding advanced glycosylation end product-specific receptor isoform X6 yields MAAGAAAGAWVLVLSLWGAVVGDQNITARIGKPLVLNCKGAPKKPPQQLEWKLNTGRTEAWKVLSPQGGPWDSVARVLPNGSLLLPSVGIQDEGTFRCRAMSRKGKETKSNYRVRVYQIPGKPEIVDPASELMAGVPDKVGICVSKGGYPAGTLSWHLDGKTLIPDGKGVSVKEETKRHPETGLFTLRSELMVTPARGGAPHPTFSCSFSPGLPRRQALHTAPIQLRVWGERRTGEGPNLGEHLSEEPAPLEEVLLMVEPEGGAVAPGGTVTLTCEAPAQPPPQIHWIKDGMPLPLPPSSVLLLPEVGPEDQGTYSCVATHPSHGPQESHAVSVSIIETGEEGLTAGSVEGPELGTLALALGILGGLGTAALLIGVIMWQRRQRRGEERKDPENQEEEEEERTELNQPEEPEAAESSAGEP; encoded by the exons ATGGCAGCAGGGGCAGCAGCTGGAGCTTGGGTGCTGGTCCTCAGTCTGTGGG GGGCAGTAGTAGGGGATCAAAACATCACAGCCAGGATCGGGAAGCCACTGGTGCTGAACTGTAAGGGGGCCCCCAAGAAACCACCCCAGCAGCTGGAATGGAAACTG AACACAGGCCGGACAGAAGCTTGGAAGGTCCTATCTCCCCAGGGAGGCCCCTGGGATAGCGTGGCTCGTGTCCTCCCCAACGGCTCCCTCCTCCTGCCGTCTGTTGGGATCCAGGATGAGGGGACTTTCCGGTGCCGGGCAATGAGCCGGAAGGGAAAGGAGACCAAGTCCAACTACCGAGTCCGAGTCTATC agATTCCTGGGAAGCCAGAAATTGTTGATCCTGCCTCTGAACTCATGGCTGGTGTCCCCGATAAG GTGGGGATATGTGTGTCCAAGGGGGGCTACCCTGCAGGGACTCTTAGCTGGCACTTGGATGGGAAAACCCTAATACCTGATGGCAAAG GAGTGTCTGTGAAGGAAGAGACCAAGAGACACCCTGAGACAGGGCTTTTCACACTCCGTTCGGAGCTGATGGTGACCCCAGCCCGGGGAggagctccccaccccaccttctcCTGTAGCTTCAGCCCTGGCCTTCCCCGGCGCCAAGCCCTGCACACGGCCCCCATCCAGCTCAGGGTCTGGGGTGAGCGCAGAACTGGGGAGGGCCCCAACTTGGGTGAGCACCTGTCGGAAG agcctgCGCCACTGGAGGAAGTCCTGTTGATGGTGGAGCCAGAAGGTGGAGCAGTAGCTCCTGGTGGTACCGTGACCTTGACCTGTgaagcccctgcccagccccctcctcaaATCCACTGGATCAAGGAT GGCatgcccctgccccttccccccagcTCCGTGCTGCTCCTCCCTGAGGTAGGGCCTGAGGACCAGGGAACCTACAGTTGTGTGGCCACCCACCCCAGCCATGGGCCCCAGGAGAGCCATGCTGTCAGCGTCAGCATCATCG aaaCAGGCGAGGAGGGGCTGACTGCAG GCTCTGTGGAAGGGCCGGAGCTGGGAACTCTAGCCCTGGCCCTGGGGATCCTGGGAGGCCTGGGGACAGCCGCCCTGCTCATTGGGGTCATCATGTGGCAAAGGCGGCAacgcagaggagaggagag GAAGGACCCAGAAaaccaggaggaggaagaggaggagcgcACAGAGCTGAATCAGCCCGAGGAGCCTGAGGCGGCAGAAAGCAGTGCGGGAGAGCCTTGA
- the AGER gene encoding advanced glycosylation end product-specific receptor isoform X8 — translation MAAGAAAGAWVLVLSLWGAVVGDQNITARIGKPLVLNCKGAPKKPPQQLEWKLNTGRTEAWKVLSPQGGPWDSVARVLPNGSLLLPSVGIQDEGTFRCRAMSRKGKETKSNYRVRVYQIPGKPEIVDPASELMAGVPDKVGICVSKGGYPAGTLSWHLDGKTLIPDGKGVSVKEETKRHPETGLFTLRSELMVTPARGGAPHPTFSCSFSPGLPRRQALHTAPIQLRVWEPAPLEEVLLMVEPEGGAVAPGGTVTLTCEAPAQPPPQIHWIKDGMPLPLPPSSVLLLPEVGPEDQGTYSCVATHPSHGPQESHAVSVSIIGSVEGPELGTLALALGILGGLGTAALLIGVIMWQRRQRRGEERKDPENQEEEEEERTELNQPEEPEAAESSAGEP, via the exons ATGGCAGCAGGGGCAGCAGCTGGAGCTTGGGTGCTGGTCCTCAGTCTGTGGG GGGCAGTAGTAGGGGATCAAAACATCACAGCCAGGATCGGGAAGCCACTGGTGCTGAACTGTAAGGGGGCCCCCAAGAAACCACCCCAGCAGCTGGAATGGAAACTG AACACAGGCCGGACAGAAGCTTGGAAGGTCCTATCTCCCCAGGGAGGCCCCTGGGATAGCGTGGCTCGTGTCCTCCCCAACGGCTCCCTCCTCCTGCCGTCTGTTGGGATCCAGGATGAGGGGACTTTCCGGTGCCGGGCAATGAGCCGGAAGGGAAAGGAGACCAAGTCCAACTACCGAGTCCGAGTCTATC agATTCCTGGGAAGCCAGAAATTGTTGATCCTGCCTCTGAACTCATGGCTGGTGTCCCCGATAAG GTGGGGATATGTGTGTCCAAGGGGGGCTACCCTGCAGGGACTCTTAGCTGGCACTTGGATGGGAAAACCCTAATACCTGATGGCAAAG GAGTGTCTGTGAAGGAAGAGACCAAGAGACACCCTGAGACAGGGCTTTTCACACTCCGTTCGGAGCTGATGGTGACCCCAGCCCGGGGAggagctccccaccccaccttctcCTGTAGCTTCAGCCCTGGCCTTCCCCGGCGCCAAGCCCTGCACACGGCCCCCATCCAGCTCAGGGTCTGGG agcctgCGCCACTGGAGGAAGTCCTGTTGATGGTGGAGCCAGAAGGTGGAGCAGTAGCTCCTGGTGGTACCGTGACCTTGACCTGTgaagcccctgcccagccccctcctcaaATCCACTGGATCAAGGAT GGCatgcccctgccccttccccccagcTCCGTGCTGCTCCTCCCTGAGGTAGGGCCTGAGGACCAGGGAACCTACAGTTGTGTGGCCACCCACCCCAGCCATGGGCCCCAGGAGAGCCATGCTGTCAGCGTCAGCATCATCG GCTCTGTGGAAGGGCCGGAGCTGGGAACTCTAGCCCTGGCCCTGGGGATCCTGGGAGGCCTGGGGACAGCCGCCCTGCTCATTGGGGTCATCATGTGGCAAAGGCGGCAacgcagaggagaggagag GAAGGACCCAGAAaaccaggaggaggaagaggaggagcgcACAGAGCTGAATCAGCCCGAGGAGCCTGAGGCGGCAGAAAGCAGTGCGGGAGAGCCTTGA
- the AGER gene encoding advanced glycosylation end product-specific receptor isoform X7, with the protein MAAGAAAGAWVLVLSLWGEPCPTPNTNPPRRKHSAPVPEKLPTTSQEPGYCFSISLIRPVLVLLAPISLPAPPLWCCLPGAVVGDQNITARIGKPLVLNCKGAPKKPPQQLEWKLNTGRTEAWKVLSPQGGPWDSVARVLPNGSLLLPSVGIQDEGTFRCRAMSRKGKETKSNYRVRVYQIPGKPEIVDPASELMAGVPDKVGICVSKGGYPAGTLSWHLDGKTLIPDGKEPAPLEEVLLMVEPEGGAVAPGGTVTLTCEAPAQPPPQIHWIKDGMPLPLPPSSVLLLPEVGPEDQGTYSCVATHPSHGPQESHAVSVSIIETGEEGLTAGSVEGPELGTLALALGILGGLGTAALLIGVIMWQRRQRRGEERKDPENQEEEEEERTELNQPEEPEAAESSAGEP; encoded by the exons ATGGCAGCAGGGGCAGCAGCTGGAGCTTGGGTGCTGGTCCTCAGTCTGTGGGGtgagccctgccccacccccaacacCAATCCTCCCCGCAGAAAGCACTCTGCCCCTGTCCCCGAGAAACTCCCCACAACTTCCCAGGAACCTGGGTACTGCTTTTCAATCTCCCTCATCCGCCCTGTTCTAGTTTTATTAGCTCCCatctcccttcctgcccctccatTGTGGTGCTGTCTCCCAGGGGCAGTAGTAGGGGATCAAAACATCACAGCCAGGATCGGGAAGCCACTGGTGCTGAACTGTAAGGGGGCCCCCAAGAAACCACCCCAGCAGCTGGAATGGAAACTG AACACAGGCCGGACAGAAGCTTGGAAGGTCCTATCTCCCCAGGGAGGCCCCTGGGATAGCGTGGCTCGTGTCCTCCCCAACGGCTCCCTCCTCCTGCCGTCTGTTGGGATCCAGGATGAGGGGACTTTCCGGTGCCGGGCAATGAGCCGGAAGGGAAAGGAGACCAAGTCCAACTACCGAGTCCGAGTCTATC agATTCCTGGGAAGCCAGAAATTGTTGATCCTGCCTCTGAACTCATGGCTGGTGTCCCCGATAAG GTGGGGATATGTGTGTCCAAGGGGGGCTACCCTGCAGGGACTCTTAGCTGGCACTTGGATGGGAAAACCCTAATACCTGATGGCAAAG agcctgCGCCACTGGAGGAAGTCCTGTTGATGGTGGAGCCAGAAGGTGGAGCAGTAGCTCCTGGTGGTACCGTGACCTTGACCTGTgaagcccctgcccagccccctcctcaaATCCACTGGATCAAGGAT GGCatgcccctgccccttccccccagcTCCGTGCTGCTCCTCCCTGAGGTAGGGCCTGAGGACCAGGGAACCTACAGTTGTGTGGCCACCCACCCCAGCCATGGGCCCCAGGAGAGCCATGCTGTCAGCGTCAGCATCATCG aaaCAGGCGAGGAGGGGCTGACTGCAG GCTCTGTGGAAGGGCCGGAGCTGGGAACTCTAGCCCTGGCCCTGGGGATCCTGGGAGGCCTGGGGACAGCCGCCCTGCTCATTGGGGTCATCATGTGGCAAAGGCGGCAacgcagaggagaggagag GAAGGACCCAGAAaaccaggaggaggaagaggaggagcgcACAGAGCTGAATCAGCCCGAGGAGCCTGAGGCGGCAGAAAGCAGTGCGGGAGAGCCTTGA
- the AGER gene encoding advanced glycosylation end product-specific receptor isoform X3, with protein MAAGAAAGAWVLVLSLWGEPCPTPNTNPPRRKHSAPVPEKLPTTSQEPGYCFSISLIRPVLVLLAPISLPAPPLWCCLPGAVVGDQNITARIGKPLVLNCKGAPKKPPQQLEWKLNTGRTEAWKVLSPQGGPWDSVARVLPNGSLLLPSVGIQDEGTFRCRAMSRKGKETKSNYRVRVYQIPGKPEIVDPASELMAGVPDKVGICVSKGGYPAGTLSWHLDGKTLIPDGKGVSVKEETKRHPETGLFTLRSELMVTPARGGAPHPTFSCSFSPGLPRRQALHTAPIQLRVWEPAPLEEVLLMVEPEGGAVAPGGTVTLTCEAPAQPPPQIHWIKDGMPLPLPPSSVLLLPEVGPEDQGTYSCVATHPSHGPQESHAVSVSIIETGEEGLTAGSVEGPELGTLALALGILGGLGTAALLIGVIMWQRRQRRGEERKDPENQEEEEEERTELNQPEEPEAAESSAGEP; from the exons ATGGCAGCAGGGGCAGCAGCTGGAGCTTGGGTGCTGGTCCTCAGTCTGTGGGGtgagccctgccccacccccaacacCAATCCTCCCCGCAGAAAGCACTCTGCCCCTGTCCCCGAGAAACTCCCCACAACTTCCCAGGAACCTGGGTACTGCTTTTCAATCTCCCTCATCCGCCCTGTTCTAGTTTTATTAGCTCCCatctcccttcctgcccctccatTGTGGTGCTGTCTCCCAGGGGCAGTAGTAGGGGATCAAAACATCACAGCCAGGATCGGGAAGCCACTGGTGCTGAACTGTAAGGGGGCCCCCAAGAAACCACCCCAGCAGCTGGAATGGAAACTG AACACAGGCCGGACAGAAGCTTGGAAGGTCCTATCTCCCCAGGGAGGCCCCTGGGATAGCGTGGCTCGTGTCCTCCCCAACGGCTCCCTCCTCCTGCCGTCTGTTGGGATCCAGGATGAGGGGACTTTCCGGTGCCGGGCAATGAGCCGGAAGGGAAAGGAGACCAAGTCCAACTACCGAGTCCGAGTCTATC agATTCCTGGGAAGCCAGAAATTGTTGATCCTGCCTCTGAACTCATGGCTGGTGTCCCCGATAAG GTGGGGATATGTGTGTCCAAGGGGGGCTACCCTGCAGGGACTCTTAGCTGGCACTTGGATGGGAAAACCCTAATACCTGATGGCAAAG GAGTGTCTGTGAAGGAAGAGACCAAGAGACACCCTGAGACAGGGCTTTTCACACTCCGTTCGGAGCTGATGGTGACCCCAGCCCGGGGAggagctccccaccccaccttctcCTGTAGCTTCAGCCCTGGCCTTCCCCGGCGCCAAGCCCTGCACACGGCCCCCATCCAGCTCAGGGTCTGGG agcctgCGCCACTGGAGGAAGTCCTGTTGATGGTGGAGCCAGAAGGTGGAGCAGTAGCTCCTGGTGGTACCGTGACCTTGACCTGTgaagcccctgcccagccccctcctcaaATCCACTGGATCAAGGAT GGCatgcccctgccccttccccccagcTCCGTGCTGCTCCTCCCTGAGGTAGGGCCTGAGGACCAGGGAACCTACAGTTGTGTGGCCACCCACCCCAGCCATGGGCCCCAGGAGAGCCATGCTGTCAGCGTCAGCATCATCG aaaCAGGCGAGGAGGGGCTGACTGCAG GCTCTGTGGAAGGGCCGGAGCTGGGAACTCTAGCCCTGGCCCTGGGGATCCTGGGAGGCCTGGGGACAGCCGCCCTGCTCATTGGGGTCATCATGTGGCAAAGGCGGCAacgcagaggagaggagag GAAGGACCCAGAAaaccaggaggaggaagaggaggagcgcACAGAGCTGAATCAGCCCGAGGAGCCTGAGGCGGCAGAAAGCAGTGCGGGAGAGCCTTGA
- the AGER gene encoding advanced glycosylation end product-specific receptor isoform X4 yields MAAGAAAGAWVLVLSLWGEPCPTPNTNPPRRKHSAPVPEKLPTTSQEPGYCFSISLIRPVLVLLAPISLPAPPLWCCLPGAVVGDQNITARIGKPLVLNCKGAPKKPPQQLEWKLNTGRTEAWKVLSPQGGPWDSVARVLPNGSLLLPSVGIQDEGTFRCRAMSRKGKETKSNYRVRVYQIPGKPEIVDPASELMAGVPDKVGICVSKGGYPAGTLSWHLDGKTLIPDGKGVSVKEETKRHPETGLFTLRSELMVTPARGGAPHPTFSCSFSPGLPRRQALHTAPIQLRVWEPAPLEEVLLMVEPEGGAVAPGGTVTLTCEAPAQPPPQIHWIKDGMPLPLPPSSVLLLPEVGPEDQGTYSCVATHPSHGPQESHAVSVSIIGSVEGPELGTLALALGILGGLGTAALLIGVIMWQRRQRRGEERKDPENQEEEEEERTELNQPEEPEAAESSAGEP; encoded by the exons ATGGCAGCAGGGGCAGCAGCTGGAGCTTGGGTGCTGGTCCTCAGTCTGTGGGGtgagccctgccccacccccaacacCAATCCTCCCCGCAGAAAGCACTCTGCCCCTGTCCCCGAGAAACTCCCCACAACTTCCCAGGAACCTGGGTACTGCTTTTCAATCTCCCTCATCCGCCCTGTTCTAGTTTTATTAGCTCCCatctcccttcctgcccctccatTGTGGTGCTGTCTCCCAGGGGCAGTAGTAGGGGATCAAAACATCACAGCCAGGATCGGGAAGCCACTGGTGCTGAACTGTAAGGGGGCCCCCAAGAAACCACCCCAGCAGCTGGAATGGAAACTG AACACAGGCCGGACAGAAGCTTGGAAGGTCCTATCTCCCCAGGGAGGCCCCTGGGATAGCGTGGCTCGTGTCCTCCCCAACGGCTCCCTCCTCCTGCCGTCTGTTGGGATCCAGGATGAGGGGACTTTCCGGTGCCGGGCAATGAGCCGGAAGGGAAAGGAGACCAAGTCCAACTACCGAGTCCGAGTCTATC agATTCCTGGGAAGCCAGAAATTGTTGATCCTGCCTCTGAACTCATGGCTGGTGTCCCCGATAAG GTGGGGATATGTGTGTCCAAGGGGGGCTACCCTGCAGGGACTCTTAGCTGGCACTTGGATGGGAAAACCCTAATACCTGATGGCAAAG GAGTGTCTGTGAAGGAAGAGACCAAGAGACACCCTGAGACAGGGCTTTTCACACTCCGTTCGGAGCTGATGGTGACCCCAGCCCGGGGAggagctccccaccccaccttctcCTGTAGCTTCAGCCCTGGCCTTCCCCGGCGCCAAGCCCTGCACACGGCCCCCATCCAGCTCAGGGTCTGGG agcctgCGCCACTGGAGGAAGTCCTGTTGATGGTGGAGCCAGAAGGTGGAGCAGTAGCTCCTGGTGGTACCGTGACCTTGACCTGTgaagcccctgcccagccccctcctcaaATCCACTGGATCAAGGAT GGCatgcccctgccccttccccccagcTCCGTGCTGCTCCTCCCTGAGGTAGGGCCTGAGGACCAGGGAACCTACAGTTGTGTGGCCACCCACCCCAGCCATGGGCCCCAGGAGAGCCATGCTGTCAGCGTCAGCATCATCG GCTCTGTGGAAGGGCCGGAGCTGGGAACTCTAGCCCTGGCCCTGGGGATCCTGGGAGGCCTGGGGACAGCCGCCCTGCTCATTGGGGTCATCATGTGGCAAAGGCGGCAacgcagaggagaggagag GAAGGACCCAGAAaaccaggaggaggaagaggaggagcgcACAGAGCTGAATCAGCCCGAGGAGCCTGAGGCGGCAGAAAGCAGTGCGGGAGAGCCTTGA